One Meleagris gallopavo isolate NT-WF06-2002-E0010 breed Aviagen turkey brand Nicholas breeding stock chromosome 11, Turkey_5.1, whole genome shotgun sequence genomic region harbors:
- the LOC104912617 gene encoding LIM and senescent cell antigen-like-containing domain protein 2, with protein MTGSNMSDALANAVCERCQTRFDPAERIVNSNGELYHENCFVCAQCFRQFPDGLFYEFEGRKYCEHDFQMLFAPCCGECGEFIIGRVIKAMNNNWHPECFRCELCDVALADLGFVKNAGR; from the exons TAATATGTCTGATGCTCTCGCGAATGCAGTGTGTGAACGCTGCCAGACTCGATTTGATCCCGCGGAGAGGATTGTGAACAGCAATGGGGAGCTCTACCATGAGAACTGCTTTGTCTGTGCTCAGTGTTTTCGCCAGTTCCCAGATGGACTTTTTTACGAG TTTGAAGGTCGGAAATACTGTGAGCATGACTTTCAGATGCTGTTTGCTCCTTGCTGCGGGGAATGTG GTGAGTTCATCATTGGGCGTGTTATCAAGGCAATGAACAATAACTGGCACCCAGAATGTTTCCGTTGTGAGCTCTGTGACGTGGCACTTGCTGACCTGGGTTTTGTGAAGAATGCTGGCAGGTAA